The Ascaphus truei isolate aAscTru1 chromosome 18, aAscTru1.hap1, whole genome shotgun sequence genome window below encodes:
- the LYSMD4 gene encoding lysM and putative peptidoglycan-binding domain-containing protein 4: MMRLKEGPPHPFQPPIAVLSSLGSHVYTFTNGADNGSSEEEAEYDVMELRARREELRRQTATRERVGDVVLLEHIITEDDNLNKLALQYGCKVADIKRVNNFIREQDIYALKTIKVPVKAHGLLTEGRDALRPQQGAAQNSRGIESPESSPENRHLSHYFKEIDKNIEAAVQTQDLFSEDFCPDSPSQPASRSPGQKEPSLGAVWGIRWWNAVFIMLLIGIVLPVFYIIYFKTQDISGAAASRNESRITVTPTSKHFALTTPPSKRQI, encoded by the exons ATGATGCGCCTGAAAGAGGGTCCGCCGCACCCCTTCCAGCCCCCCATTGCAGTCCTGTCCTCACTGGGAAGCCACGTGTACACTTTCACTAACGGGGCGGATAACGGCAGCTCCGAGGAGGAGGCGGAgtatgacgtcatggagctgcgAGCGCGGAGGGAGGAGCTTCGGCGGCAGACCGCGACCCGCGAGAGGGTGGGGGACGTGGTGCTTCTGGAGCACATCATCACGGAGGACGACAACTTAAACAAGCTGGCTCTGCAGTACGGCTGCAAG GTCGCTGATATTAAACGGGTCAACAACTTTATCAGAGAGCAGGACATCTACGCTTTAAAAACCATCAAGGTCCCGGTCAAGGCGCACGGCCTTTTAACTGAAGGCAGAGATGCTTTAAGGCCTCAACAAGGAGCGGCACAAAACTCCAGGGGGATCGAGTCGCCCGAGAGCTCCCCCGAAAACAGACACCTAAGTCATTACTTCAAGGAGATAGACAAGAATATTGAGGCTGCAGTGCAGACGCAGGACTTATTCAGCGAGGACTTTTGTCCAGACTCCCCGAGCCAGCCGGCCTCTCGCTCGCCGGGGCAGAAAGAGCCCAGTTTAGGGGCAGTTTGGGGCATCCGCTGGTGGAATGCTGTTTTTATCATGCTTTTAATTGGGATTGTACTTCCCGTGTTTTATATCATCTACTTCAAAACTCAGGACATCTCCGGGGCCGCCGCCTCCAGGAATGAGAGTCGGATAACGGTCACCCCTACATCTAAACATTTTGCATTGACTACCCCTCCATCTAAGCGTCAGATTTAA